From Haloarcula sp. CBA1127, a single genomic window includes:
- a CDS encoding VOC family protein — protein MASASILHICLNVADATESIAFYEQFGFEESWQFTTPDGETTNYYVADDSGVELQLSETNGETSFEMGSGWDHLALGVDDVDATVERIDHHGVVKEPGPQPEAGAYTAFVADPDGHHVELIEPLED, from the coding sequence ATGGCCAGTGCAAGCATACTCCACATATGCCTGAACGTCGCCGACGCCACAGAATCGATCGCGTTCTACGAGCAGTTCGGTTTCGAGGAGTCCTGGCAGTTCACCACGCCGGACGGCGAGACGACGAACTACTACGTGGCCGACGACAGCGGCGTCGAGCTGCAACTATCGGAAACCAACGGGGAGACGAGCTTCGAGATGGGGTCCGGCTGGGACCACCTCGCACTCGGCGTGGACGACGTCGACGCGACGGTCGAGCGAATCGACCACCACGGTGTCGTCAAAGAGCCAGGTCCACAGCCGGAAGCCGGTGCGTACACGGCCTTCGTCGCTGACCCCGACGGCCATCACGTCGAACTCATCGAACCCCTCGAAGACTGA
- the aceB gene encoding malate synthase AceB: MSVTRHYDREFVRTFFTSPTAVDGEDDSAKMLRSAGQLRGLQAPDVWVPDNEDATAPNMRDEGVENIIDVVANQGAEFPGEIHPRVVWHRESPATRYQGFQQMLEITDPENGAVEHIDGFVIPEVGDIDDWKKADEFFTIIENEHGLEEGSLSMSVIVESGEAELAMGDLRDEMGKPSNNLERMFLLVDGEVDYTKDMRAMTPTGELPPWPELRHNTSRGASAAGLIAVDGPYDDIRDVEGYRERMQDNRAKGMTGIWSLTPGQVVEANTAPLPPKTGSWLLEAGGQEVELEARDGKQVYDGDDLSLEADGDGGYVLQAGGERLELDEDELTEELLDRTAYIPSMNDIVDSMEEFEAAKEAGKGAIAMTQAATLVIDGVEVDISKDRMWDEATYQAAQTPITLFQDVYEHRPDQHEELEEMYGADIVERATAVGN; the protein is encoded by the coding sequence ATGAGTGTGACGCGACACTACGACCGCGAGTTCGTCAGAACGTTCTTTACATCGCCGACAGCAGTGGACGGTGAGGATGACTCTGCGAAGATGCTGCGGAGCGCCGGCCAGCTCCGTGGCCTGCAGGCCCCGGACGTCTGGGTCCCGGACAACGAAGACGCGACGGCACCGAATATGCGCGACGAGGGTGTCGAGAACATCATCGACGTCGTCGCCAACCAGGGCGCTGAGTTCCCCGGCGAGATCCACCCGCGCGTCGTCTGGCACCGCGAGTCCCCAGCGACCCGCTATCAGGGCTTCCAGCAGATGCTGGAGATCACGGACCCCGAGAACGGCGCGGTCGAGCACATCGACGGCTTCGTGATTCCGGAGGTTGGTGACATCGACGACTGGAAGAAAGCCGATGAGTTCTTCACAATCATCGAGAACGAACACGGGCTCGAAGAAGGGAGCCTCTCTATGTCGGTCATCGTCGAGAGCGGCGAGGCCGAACTGGCGATGGGCGACCTGCGGGACGAGATGGGCAAGCCCTCGAACAACCTCGAACGCATGTTCCTGCTCGTCGACGGCGAAGTCGACTACACGAAGGACATGCGCGCGATGACGCCCACTGGCGAGCTTCCGCCGTGGCCGGAACTGCGCCACAACACCTCCCGGGGTGCCAGCGCCGCGGGCCTCATCGCCGTCGACGGCCCGTACGACGACATCCGGGATGTCGAGGGGTACCGCGAGCGGATGCAGGACAACCGTGCGAAGGGGATGACCGGCATCTGGTCATTGACGCCGGGCCAAGTCGTCGAGGCGAACACGGCCCCACTGCCGCCGAAGACTGGGAGCTGGCTGCTCGAAGCCGGCGGTCAGGAAGTCGAACTCGAAGCACGGGACGGCAAGCAGGTGTACGACGGCGACGACCTCTCGCTGGAGGCGGACGGCGACGGCGGCTACGTCCTGCAGGCGGGCGGTGAGCGACTGGAACTGGACGAGGACGAACTCACTGAGGAACTGCTCGACCGCACCGCCTACATCCCGAGCATGAACGATATCGTCGACTCGATGGAGGAGTTCGAAGCCGCGAAGGAGGCCGGCAAGGGTGCCATTGCGATGACCCAGGCCGCCACGCTGGTCATTGATGGCGTCGAGGTCGACATCAGCAAAGACCGGATGTGGGACGAAGCGACCTATCAGGCCGCTCAGACGCCCATTACGCTGTTCCAGGACGTGTACGAGCACCGGCCGGACCAGCACGAGGAACTGGAGGAGATGTACGGGGCTGACATCGTCGAACGCGCCACGGCTGTCGGGAACTGA
- a CDS encoding acyl-CoA dehydrogenase family protein — translation MIDYLGLEGDLGEEERMVRDTAREFVENEVKPDVGQHWIDGTFPTDLITEMGDLGFYAPNLDGYGLPGLSETAYGLLLQELEAGDSGLRSMASVQGALVMYPIHAYGSDAQKEEWLPALGSGEQVGCFGLTEPEHGSNPSAMETTAERDADGYVLNGSKTWITNAPISDLAVVWAKVTSADGDPVRGFLVETERDGVTTNKIDEKLSLRASITGEISLQNARVPEENVLPGVEGMKGPLSCLTQARYGIAWGTVGAAMDCFETAHEYATDREQFGKPIAGYQLQQEKLAEMATQISLGQLLAHRLADLKERGDLRPEQVSMAKRNNARMAREQSRVAREMLGGNGITADYSPMRHLTNLETVYTYEGSHDIHSLIIGHDLTGIPAFE, via the coding sequence ATGATCGATTACCTCGGTCTCGAAGGCGACCTCGGCGAGGAAGAGCGGATGGTCCGTGACACAGCCCGGGAGTTCGTCGAGAACGAAGTCAAGCCGGATGTCGGGCAACACTGGATCGACGGCACGTTCCCGACGGACCTCATCACCGAGATGGGCGACCTCGGATTCTACGCCCCGAACCTCGATGGGTATGGCCTGCCGGGCCTCAGCGAGACGGCGTACGGCCTCCTGTTGCAGGAGCTGGAGGCCGGCGACAGCGGCCTGCGCTCGATGGCCAGCGTGCAGGGGGCACTCGTCATGTACCCGATTCACGCCTACGGTAGCGACGCCCAGAAGGAGGAATGGCTGCCGGCACTCGGCAGCGGCGAGCAGGTGGGCTGTTTCGGGTTGACCGAGCCCGAACACGGGTCCAACCCATCAGCGATGGAGACAACGGCCGAACGGGACGCCGACGGCTACGTCCTGAACGGCTCGAAAACGTGGATCACGAACGCGCCTATCAGCGACCTCGCAGTGGTCTGGGCAAAGGTCACCTCCGCTGACGGCGACCCCGTTCGGGGCTTCCTCGTCGAAACGGAGCGTGACGGTGTGACGACGAACAAGATAGACGAAAAGCTCTCACTGCGGGCCTCGATTACCGGTGAGATCAGCCTGCAGAACGCCCGTGTCCCCGAGGAAAACGTCCTGCCGGGTGTCGAGGGGATGAAGGGACCGCTGTCCTGTCTCACGCAGGCCCGCTACGGGATCGCCTGGGGGACAGTGGGGGCCGCGATGGACTGTTTCGAAACCGCCCACGAGTACGCCACCGACCGCGAGCAGTTCGGGAAGCCGATCGCCGGCTACCAGCTCCAGCAAGAGAAGCTCGCTGAGATGGCGACCCAGATATCGTTAGGCCAGTTGCTCGCCCACCGACTCGCCGACCTGAAGGAACGCGGCGACCTCCGCCCGGAACAGGTGTCGATGGCAAAACGCAACAACGCGCGGATGGCCCGCGAGCAGTCACGGGTGGCCCGCGAGATGCTCGGCGGTAACGGCATCACGGCTGATTACTCCCCGATGCGGCACCTGACGAATCTCGAAACCGTCTACACCTACGAAGGGTCTCACGACATCCACTCGCTCATTATCGGCCACGACCTGACTGGCATCCCGGCCTTCGAGTAA
- a CDS encoding IclR family transcriptional regulator — MTRAKTDSVRATQTSLAVLSGIKDLGGSATLVELADSLEPAKSTIYKHLVTLEDEGLVVERDGEYRIGLRWLEFGGMAQRYDGIYEVAKPEVRRMAVETGELANLMIEEQGYGIYIHTTSGDQAVALDTRLGKRIHLHKTAIGKALLSSFDDDRVTEIIETRGLPAETDNTITDRETLFAELETIRERGVADDTEERVDGTGCVGVPIDTGDRREAAISITAPINRLQSPGRKAQLIDTVQQAANVIEVNLAHE; from the coding sequence ATGACACGGGCAAAAACGGACTCGGTCCGGGCGACGCAGACTTCGCTGGCGGTACTCTCGGGTATCAAAGACCTCGGCGGGAGTGCGACGCTGGTCGAACTCGCTGACTCGCTGGAGCCGGCCAAGAGCACGATATACAAACACCTGGTGACGCTGGAAGACGAGGGACTAGTCGTCGAACGGGACGGCGAGTACCGCATCGGGCTCCGGTGGCTGGAGTTCGGGGGCATGGCACAGCGCTATGATGGCATCTACGAAGTCGCAAAGCCCGAGGTCAGACGGATGGCCGTCGAGACCGGCGAACTGGCGAACCTGATGATCGAGGAGCAGGGCTACGGTATCTACATCCACACGACCAGCGGCGACCAGGCAGTCGCGCTCGATACGCGCCTCGGGAAACGCATCCACCTCCACAAGACCGCCATCGGCAAAGCGCTCCTGTCGAGTTTCGACGACGACCGGGTCACGGAAATCATCGAGACCCGTGGGCTGCCGGCCGAGACGGACAACACCATTACAGACCGCGAGACGCTGTTTGCGGAACTGGAAACGATCCGAGAACGCGGCGTCGCCGACGACACCGAGGAGCGGGTCGACGGGACCGGCTGTGTCGGGGTTCCTATCGATACCGGCGACCGTCGCGAGGCCGCCATCAGCATCACCGCGCCCATCAACCGGTTGCAATCGCCGGGCCGCAAGGCACAGCTCATCGACACGGTACAGCAGGCTGCCAACGTCATCGAGGTCAATCTGGCCCACGAGTAA
- a CDS encoding serine hydrolase, which yields MPQLSADAIEQLRAQFERQLDVGLHHGAQLAVYVDGDLVVDFAGGSTGPDGDETTPETRHLLFSCTKPFAGVGLHQLVEQGELDYDDRVVEHWPEFADDGTQKASITVRQVLSHTAGIPFGEFDDQPERWGDWDAVVTAMEDIEPVFEPGTTPAYHAINYGWLVGELIRRCSGQPVEAYVAENVFEPLGMDDTGIGLRDDEPDDVATLAGYETSERCTDVEEGLEDPAAEYAAAYNQEATHRAVIPAANGIGTARDMARFYACLANGGSLDGTQLLTEATVDEATTTHAETESDGTLSRPARYGLGVWTGGLAADMFGAASKERMFGHAGLGSSFGWGDPELNVGFALVTNGIREESFEHAARVGQLSDAVRLLLQD from the coding sequence ATGCCACAGCTCAGCGCGGACGCCATCGAACAGCTTCGGGCCCAGTTCGAGCGACAGCTCGATGTCGGACTGCACCACGGTGCACAGCTGGCGGTGTACGTCGACGGCGACCTAGTCGTCGATTTCGCCGGCGGCTCCACAGGTCCCGACGGTGACGAAACGACGCCCGAGACGCGTCACCTCCTGTTTTCCTGTACGAAGCCGTTCGCCGGCGTCGGCCTGCACCAACTCGTTGAGCAGGGCGAACTCGACTACGACGACCGGGTAGTCGAGCACTGGCCGGAGTTTGCCGACGACGGCACACAGAAAGCATCGATCACTGTCCGGCAGGTGCTCAGCCACACCGCCGGTATCCCTTTCGGCGAGTTTGACGACCAGCCCGAGCGATGGGGCGACTGGGATGCCGTCGTCACGGCGATGGAAGATATCGAGCCCGTGTTCGAGCCTGGAACGACTCCGGCGTATCACGCCATCAACTACGGCTGGCTGGTCGGCGAACTCATCCGACGCTGTAGCGGCCAGCCGGTCGAAGCATACGTCGCCGAAAACGTGTTCGAGCCGCTTGGGATGGACGATACCGGTATCGGCCTGCGCGACGACGAACCCGACGACGTGGCGACACTCGCCGGCTACGAGACGTCCGAGCGGTGTACCGACGTCGAAGAAGGGCTTGAAGACCCTGCCGCCGAGTACGCCGCGGCGTACAATCAGGAAGCGACCCATCGGGCGGTGATTCCAGCAGCCAACGGCATCGGCACCGCCCGGGACATGGCCCGGTTCTACGCCTGTCTCGCAAACGGCGGGTCGCTGGACGGGACGCAACTGCTGACCGAAGCGACTGTTGACGAGGCAACCACGACCCACGCTGAAACGGAATCCGACGGCACGCTGTCGCGTCCGGCCCGCTACGGACTCGGCGTCTGGACCGGCGGGCTGGCCGCCGATATGTTCGGGGCCGCCAGCAAAGAACGGATGTTCGGCCACGCCGGCCTCGGGAGTTCGTTCGGGTGGGGCGACCCTGAACTGAACGTCGGGTTCGCGCTCGTCACGAACGGTATCCGCGAGGAGTCCTTCGAACACGCCGCTCGTGTCGGCCAGCTTTCTGACGCCGTCCGGCTGTTGTTGCAGGACTGA
- a CDS encoding FAD-binding and (Fe-S)-binding domain-containing protein — translation MAIENVEDTWSAQELDLDRPDVDAYRDLADVLRSRVAGGVEFDEYARILYATDGSIYRAEPAGVVYPTDIDDVRAAVEVATSHGVPILPRGTGSSLAGQTVGPGCVVLDMSRHMDDILDIRPDEQTVRIQPGVVQDDLDDTLAGYGLKFAPDPASSNRASVGGGIGNNSTGAHSVRYGITDAYTDAVKAVLSDGSLIHAREVVIDSPEWDDIVSKDDREADIYRTVRQVVEENAEEIEERYPDLKRRVSGYNLDRVIYENDDGERVLNLAKLFVGSEGTLGVIVEAELSLVTVPEETALALYCFDTLADAMKAVPVALDYDVSAVELMDDEVFRLAAGSDGYAEYVEPIPDRAAAALMLEYDSELHDDFEAAIARTNERFLDNGTAFDVVEAYTDADQADLWKLRKAAIPLLMSMDGDPKPYPFIEDATVPPAELAEYVEKFEEVLTDHDTSAAYFAHAGSGTLHIRPILNLKEESGIEAMHSITDDVTDLVLEHKGSFSGEHGDGMARTEFTPKMYGETLWDAFKQVKTAFDPQWWMHPGNVVYRDGPADIGPDADRGVGADMRENLRYGPDYQSLEPQATLDFEDEGGFSELVELCNGCGTCRQTDGDVMCPTYRASEEEVQTTRGRANLLRSAISGDLDEDEIHSDRFQEEVLDLCVGCKGCKSDCPTGVDMAKLKTELKHQHHQAEGTSLRERLFANIDTASKIGSALAPVSNWATDIPGARVVMQKVFGIAPERELPTFSRETLRDWFDARGGSTLSRTEADRKVLLFPDTYTNYSYPAAGKAAVETLEAAGVHVTIPDDTAPSGRAAYSTGMLDLARERAETNANRLSDRVADGWDVVFVEPSDAVMFQDEYLDLLDGSAVSQVADSAYGVLEYLDTFRLDDALPVEDRSLGAAGAVSYHGHCNQKGTNKDHHAVGVMRRVGYEVDPLDSTCCGMAGSFGYHDEHYDLSKTIGRLLFDEVDESDGDRVVAPGGSCRSQLGDRDGVDEIPPHPIEVVAEQLPDTTVEQSV, via the coding sequence ATGGCGATCGAAAATGTCGAGGACACCTGGTCAGCACAGGAACTGGACCTGGATCGACCGGATGTCGACGCGTATCGGGACCTGGCGGACGTGCTCCGTTCGCGGGTCGCAGGTGGGGTTGAGTTCGACGAATACGCTCGGATTCTGTACGCGACGGACGGAAGCATCTACCGCGCCGAACCGGCAGGAGTCGTGTATCCGACCGATATCGACGACGTTCGGGCAGCCGTCGAGGTGGCGACGAGCCACGGCGTTCCGATACTACCCCGCGGCACCGGGTCGTCACTCGCTGGGCAGACTGTCGGCCCGGGCTGTGTCGTTCTGGATATGTCCCGGCACATGGACGACATCCTCGATATTCGGCCGGACGAGCAGACGGTGCGTATCCAGCCCGGCGTGGTGCAGGACGACTTAGACGACACGCTGGCCGGGTACGGCCTGAAGTTCGCTCCGGACCCCGCGTCGTCGAACCGCGCGTCTGTCGGCGGCGGCATCGGGAACAATTCTACTGGCGCACACTCCGTCAGGTACGGCATCACTGACGCCTACACCGATGCGGTGAAGGCCGTCCTCTCTGATGGCTCACTCATCCACGCCCGCGAGGTCGTCATCGACTCGCCGGAGTGGGACGACATCGTGAGCAAGGACGACCGGGAAGCCGACATCTACCGGACGGTCCGGCAAGTCGTCGAGGAGAACGCCGAGGAGATCGAGGAGCGTTACCCGGACCTCAAACGCCGGGTGTCGGGCTACAACCTCGACCGCGTCATCTACGAGAACGACGACGGCGAGCGGGTGTTGAACCTCGCGAAGCTGTTCGTCGGGAGCGAGGGGACCCTCGGGGTCATCGTCGAGGCCGAGCTCTCGCTGGTGACGGTCCCCGAGGAGACCGCGCTGGCGCTGTACTGTTTCGACACGCTCGCGGACGCGATGAAGGCCGTCCCGGTTGCGCTCGACTACGACGTCAGCGCAGTCGAACTGATGGACGACGAGGTGTTCAGGCTCGCGGCCGGCTCCGACGGCTACGCCGAGTACGTCGAGCCGATTCCCGACCGCGCGGCGGCCGCGCTGATGCTCGAATACGACTCGGAGTTGCACGATGACTTCGAGGCGGCCATCGCGCGGACGAACGAGCGATTCCTCGATAACGGAACGGCTTTCGACGTGGTCGAGGCTTACACCGACGCGGATCAGGCCGACCTCTGGAAGCTCCGGAAGGCGGCGATTCCGCTCCTGATGTCGATGGACGGTGACCCCAAGCCATACCCATTCATTGAGGACGCGACGGTCCCGCCGGCCGAACTGGCGGAGTACGTCGAGAAGTTCGAGGAAGTGCTGACCGACCACGACACCTCCGCCGCATACTTCGCCCACGCCGGCTCCGGGACGCTCCACATCCGCCCGATTCTCAATCTGAAAGAGGAATCCGGCATCGAGGCCATGCACTCTATCACCGACGACGTGACCGACCTCGTGCTGGAACACAAGGGGTCGTTCTCCGGCGAGCACGGCGATGGGATGGCCCGAACAGAGTTCACGCCCAAGATGTACGGCGAGACGCTCTGGGACGCGTTCAAACAGGTCAAGACGGCCTTCGACCCGCAGTGGTGGATGCACCCGGGCAACGTCGTCTACCGCGACGGGCCGGCGGATATCGGCCCTGATGCCGACCGGGGGGTCGGTGCGGACATGCGGGAGAACCTCCGGTACGGGCCCGACTACCAATCTCTGGAGCCACAGGCGACGCTGGACTTCGAGGACGAAGGCGGCTTCTCGGAGCTCGTCGAGCTGTGTAACGGCTGTGGGACATGCCGCCAGACCGACGGAGACGTGATGTGTCCGACATACCGCGCCTCGGAGGAGGAGGTCCAGACGACGCGGGGCCGCGCGAACCTCCTCCGGTCAGCTATCAGCGGCGACTTAGACGAGGACGAGATCCATTCCGACCGGTTTCAGGAGGAAGTGCTCGACCTCTGTGTCGGCTGCAAGGGCTGCAAGAGCGACTGCCCGACCGGGGTCGACATGGCGAAACTCAAGACCGAACTGAAACACCAACACCACCAGGCGGAGGGGACCAGCCTCCGGGAGCGCCTGTTCGCCAACATCGACACCGCCTCGAAAATCGGGTCGGCGCTGGCCCCGGTCTCGAACTGGGCGACAGACATCCCGGGCGCACGGGTGGTCATGCAGAAAGTGTTCGGCATCGCGCCGGAGCGCGAACTCCCCACCTTCAGCCGGGAGACGCTCCGGGACTGGTTCGACGCCCGCGGCGGCTCGACTCTCTCACGGACCGAGGCCGACCGCAAAGTCCTGCTGTTCCCCGACACGTACACGAATTACTCGTACCCGGCCGCCGGCAAAGCCGCCGTCGAAACGCTGGAGGCCGCGGGCGTCCACGTCACCATCCCTGACGACACTGCACCGTCCGGGCGGGCGGCGTACTCCACCGGGATGCTGGACCTCGCTCGCGAGCGTGCCGAGACGAACGCAAATCGGCTGTCGGACCGCGTCGCGGACGGCTGGGACGTCGTGTTTGTCGAACCCTCCGACGCCGTGATGTTCCAAGACGAGTATCTGGACTTACTCGACGGGTCGGCAGTATCGCAAGTGGCCGACAGCGCCTACGGCGTGCTGGAATACCTCGATACGTTCCGACTCGACGACGCGCTGCCGGTCGAGGACCGCTCACTGGGGGCTGCCGGCGCGGTCAGCTACCACGGCCACTGTAACCAGAAGGGGACCAACAAGGACCACCACGCCGTCGGCGTCATGCGCCGCGTCGGCTACGAGGTCGACCCGCTGGACTCGACGTGCTGTGGCATGGCCGGGAGCTTCGGCTACCATGACGAGCACTACGACCTCTCGAAAACTATCGGGCGGCTGCTGTTCGACGAAGTCGATGAGAGCGATGGTGACCGCGTCGTTGCTCCGGGCGGCTCCTGCCGCTCGCAGTTGGGAGACCGCGACGGCGTCGACGAGATTCCGCCACACCCTATCGAGGTCGTCGCCGAGCAACTACCAGACACGACAGTCGAGCAGTCGGTATGA
- a CDS encoding DUF362 domain-containing protein, whose translation MNFPDRGDVDALIDPQPLPNFARVQYEPETAAVDDPSAAVRAELDRLDLDGLEPGATVAVAVGSRGIHCIDDIAEAVVKAVRDKGFEPVVVPAMGSHGGATPEGQREVLESLGITESRLDAPIDARMDTAQVDTVTVGDTEFPVHVSTAAREADAVVVVNRVKPHTNYSGRIESGLTKMTVVGLGKQHGAKAFHSTAIKQGYVETLEAALPVVESALPLVGGVALVENFHEETAHVEAIPAGSFTDREPALLEQAYDEMATLPVDDIDLLVVDELGKDVSGAGMDTNVIGRYRVLNAPDPDEPSIKLLYARGLTEATKGNGNGIGLADITRRAAVDQLDLQKTYANALTSGSTAKAKLPLVAPDDEFAIRAALSALGGYDPDTVRIVWIQTTQDLSTLHVSEPLVGDLPNAATVTDRESLAFTDGTASFLGN comes from the coding sequence ATGAACTTCCCCGACCGAGGCGACGTGGATGCCCTCATTGACCCACAGCCGCTGCCGAACTTCGCTCGCGTCCAGTACGAGCCGGAGACGGCCGCCGTCGATGACCCGTCTGCTGCGGTGCGGGCCGAACTCGACCGCCTCGATCTCGACGGGCTGGAACCGGGCGCGACCGTTGCCGTTGCCGTCGGCAGCCGTGGCATTCACTGTATCGACGATATCGCCGAGGCTGTCGTCAAAGCTGTTCGCGACAAGGGTTTCGAGCCGGTCGTCGTCCCGGCGATGGGGAGCCACGGCGGGGCAACGCCCGAGGGCCAGCGTGAAGTGCTGGAAAGCCTGGGTATCACGGAATCGCGCCTCGATGCCCCCATCGACGCTCGGATGGACACTGCACAGGTCGACACCGTCACCGTCGGTGACACCGAGTTTCCGGTCCACGTTTCGACGGCGGCACGGGAGGCGGATGCCGTCGTCGTCGTGAACCGAGTGAAACCTCACACCAACTACAGTGGCCGCATTGAGAGCGGTCTGACGAAGATGACCGTCGTCGGGCTGGGCAAGCAACACGGCGCGAAGGCGTTCCACTCGACAGCCATCAAGCAGGGGTACGTGGAGACGCTGGAAGCCGCACTCCCGGTTGTCGAGTCGGCACTGCCGCTGGTCGGCGGCGTGGCGCTGGTCGAGAACTTCCACGAGGAGACGGCCCACGTCGAGGCGATTCCAGCGGGCTCGTTCACCGACCGTGAGCCAGCGCTGCTGGAACAGGCCTACGACGAGATGGCGACGCTCCCAGTCGACGATATCGACCTGCTCGTCGTCGACGAGCTCGGCAAGGACGTCTCCGGCGCGGGGATGGACACGAACGTCATCGGCCGCTACCGCGTCCTCAACGCGCCAGACCCCGACGAACCGTCTATCAAGTTGCTGTACGCCCGCGGACTCACCGAGGCGACGAAGGGCAACGGCAACGGTATCGGCCTGGCCGACATCACCCGCCGGGCCGCCGTCGACCAGCTGGACCTGCAGAAGACGTACGCGAACGCGCTCACCAGCGGCTCGACGGCGAAGGCGAAGCTCCCACTCGTTGCGCCGGACGACGAGTTCGCCATCCGGGCGGCGCTGTCCGCGCTCGGGGGCTACGATCCTGACACCGTCCGTATCGTCTGGATACAGACCACACAGGACCTCTCGACGCTCCACGTCTCCGAGCCGCTTGTCGGGGACCTGCCGAATGCCGCTACAGTTACCGACCGCGAGTCGCTCGCGTTCACCGACGGCACCGCGTCGTTTCTCGGGAACTGA
- a CDS encoding IclR family transcriptional regulator produces MLENKNGTSEVSTTRTSFEILALIRDAGGATIADIRAETGLAKSTVYRHLKTLHDMDYLVAEDGEYRLSLRFLQLSEPPRIRRPGYLVAKQKVIELAIETDERALFLVEEGFEGVYLHRAGGRNPLQSDTMIGKRRPLHALASGKAILAEWADERIEEFVETTPLDGLTANTITDRDALFEELEQVREQGYATNMSEHMDGLRAAGVPVYNHKDDLIGALSVFGPSGRVSREDVESTYPDLLERKASELKIDLTYD; encoded by the coding sequence ATGCTCGAAAACAAGAACGGAACGTCCGAGGTGTCGACGACCCGGACGTCGTTTGAGATTCTGGCGCTGATTCGGGATGCGGGCGGCGCGACAATCGCGGACATCCGGGCAGAGACGGGCCTGGCAAAGAGCACGGTGTATCGGCATCTCAAGACGCTGCACGACATGGACTATCTCGTCGCTGAAGACGGGGAGTACCGGCTGTCACTCCGGTTTCTACAACTCAGCGAACCGCCGCGGATACGGCGGCCAGGCTATCTCGTCGCCAAGCAGAAGGTCATCGAACTGGCGATAGAGACTGACGAGCGAGCCCTGTTTCTGGTCGAGGAGGGGTTCGAGGGCGTGTATCTGCACCGGGCCGGCGGCCGGAATCCACTCCAGAGCGACACGATGATTGGCAAACGCCGGCCACTGCACGCGCTCGCCTCAGGGAAAGCCATTCTTGCGGAATGGGCTGACGAACGCATCGAGGAGTTCGTCGAAACCACGCCCCTCGACGGGCTGACGGCGAACACGATCACTGACCGGGACGCGCTGTTCGAGGAACTCGAACAGGTCCGCGAGCAGGGCTATGCGACCAATATGTCCGAACACATGGATGGCCTGCGTGCGGCAGGTGTCCCGGTGTACAACCACAAGGACGACCTCATCGGCGCGCTGAGCGTCTTCGGCCCGAGCGGCCGGGTGAGCCGGGAGGATGTCGAATCGACGTATCCCGACCTGCTGGAACGGAAAGCCAGTGAACTGAAGATCGACCTCACGTACGATTGA